From Pan paniscus chromosome 9, NHGRI_mPanPan1-v2.0_pri, whole genome shotgun sequence, the proteins below share one genomic window:
- the LOC100995600 gene encoding olfactory receptor 5D13-like produces the protein MNHSDASVFRIQKNQTAGVTFILLGFSEYPDLQMPMFLVFLTIYTITVMGNLGMIMVIRINPKLHTPMYFFLSHLSFVDFCYATTITPKLLENLVVEDRTISFTGCIMQFFFACIFVVTETFMLAAMAYDRFVAVCNPLLYTVAMSQRLCSLLVAASYSWSLVCSLTYTYFLLTLSFCRTNFINNFVCEHAAIVAVSCSDPYMSQKVILVSATFNEISSLVITLTSYAFIFITVMKMPSTGGRKKAFSTCASHLTAITIFHGTILFLYCVPNSKSSWLMVKVASVFYTVVIPMLNPLIYSLRNKDVKETVRKLVITKLLCHKI, from the coding sequence gaTTCAAAAAAATCAGACTGCTGGAGTCACCTTCATCCTCTTGGGCTTCTCAGAATATCCAGACCTTCAGATGCCCATGTTCCTGGTCTTCCTGACCATCTACACAATCACTGTGATGGGGAATCTGGGCATGATCATGGTCATCAGGATCAACCCCAAactccacacccccatgtactttTTCCTCAGCCACTTGTCCTTTGTTGATTTCTGTTATGCCACCACAATTACACCAAAACTGCTGGAGAACTTGGTTGTGGAAGACAGAACCATCTCCTTCACAGGATGCATCATGCAATTCTTCTTTGCCTGTATATTTGTGGTGACAGAAACATTCATGCTGGCAGCGATGGCTTATGACAGATTTGTGGCAGTGTGTAACCCTCTGCTTTACACGGTTGCAATGTCCCAGAGGCTTTGCTCCTTGTTAGTGGCTGCATCATACTCTTGGAGTTTAGTTTGTTCCTTAACATACACATACTTTCTGTTGACTTTATCTTTTTGTAGGACTAACTTCATTAATAACTTTGTCTGTGAGCACGCTGCCATTGTTGCTGTGTCCTGCTCTGACCCCTACATGAGCCAGAAGGTCATTTTAGTTTCTGCAACATTCAATGAAATAAGCAGCCTGGTGATCACTCTCACTTcctatgctttcatttttatcacTGTCATGAAGATGCCTTCCACTGGGGGGCGCAAGAAAGCGTTCTCCACGTGTGCCTCCCACCTGACCGCCATTACCATTTTCCATGGGACTATCCTTTTTCTCTACTGTGTTCCTAACTCCAAAAGTTCGTGGCTCATGGTCAAGGTGGCCTCTGTCTTTTACACAGTGGTCATTCCCATGCTGAACCCCTTGATCTATAGCCTCAGGAACAAAGATGTAAAAGAGACAGTCAGGAAGTTAGTCATTACCAAATTATTATGTCATAAAATATAA